Below is a genomic region from Chloroflexota bacterium.
GAGCTGAACGCCGTCGGCGTGAACTACATGGATGTTTATGTGCGCTCCGGCGCGAACAACCCGACGTTGCCGATCATCCCCGGCGGCGAGGGCGCGGGCGTGGTTGTGCGCGTGGGGCCGGGGGTGACGGAGGTGTCGGTAGGCGACCGCGTCGCCTACACCGGCGCTGGGCGATCGTATGCCGAGAGGGTTGTTGTGCCGGCGTGGCGGCTGATCAGGGTGCCGGACGACATGGACATCGAGATGGGCGCGGCGGGGATGCTGCAAGGGATGACGGCGCACTACCTCTCGAACTCCACGTACCCGCTCAAGGAGGGCGACACGGCGCTGGTGCACTCGGGCGCGGGAGGCGTCGGCCTGCTGCTCATCCAGATGGCGAAGATGCGCGGCGCAACGGTCATCACCACGGTCTCCACCGGCGAGAAGGCGGAGCTGGCAAAGGGCGCGGGCGCGGACCACGTCATCCTGTACACCCAGCAGGACTTTGCGGAAGAGGTGGAGAGCATCACGGAGGGCAAGGGCGTACAGGTGGTGTACGACGCGGTGGGCGCAGACACCTTCGAGAAGGGCCTGGCGTGCCTAGCGCAGCGGGGCCTGATGGCGCTGTACGGACAGGCCAGCGGCCCGGTGCCGACGGTGACGCTGTCCACGCTGAACCCCAAGTCGCTCTTTCTCACTCG
It encodes:
- a CDS encoding quinone oxidoreductase — its product is MKAVQVSVAGGPEVLKYVDVPDPEPGEGEALVELNAVGVNYMDVYVRSGANNPTLPIIPGGEGAGVVVRVGPGVTEVSVGDRVAYTGAGRSYAERVVVPAWRLIRVPDDMDIEMGAAGMLQGMTAHYLSNSTYPLKEGDTALVHSGAGGVGLLLIQMAKMRGATVITTVSTGEKAELAKGAGADHVILYTQQDFAEEVESITEGKGVQVVYDAVGADTFEKGLACLAQRGLMALYGQASGPVPTVTLSTLNPKSLFLTRPGLFSYTATREELEMRAGEVLGWVQSGKLDVRVHGRFALSDAAEAHRQLQGRLTTGKLLLIP